A region from the Cryptosporangium arvum DSM 44712 genome encodes:
- a CDS encoding serine hydrolase → MHVRLSICLLVATLLGGLLVAVSPAYADGCVDDATGFDCDFAERVRRADAYLETRPGYTGLAVSDGWRNRVWRNEYADRPIYAASTAKLAIALDILMRQHRGEIELTTADAHWLYTALVSSNNAAANHLWNRYGGASMVSRWASYGMTDTGFVPGLARHWGSMKTTAADLRRLVRYVVRETPDEVRRYLIARMRGVAGNQQWGVWAAGSGWIRGNKNGWFRYRAGWVINSAGWVGAHQRYLVAVMADQRAKGTYASGVETTSRVNEILFR, encoded by the coding sequence GTGCACGTCCGCCTGTCGATCTGTCTTCTCGTGGCCACCCTGCTGGGTGGCCTGCTCGTCGCCGTGAGCCCCGCGTACGCGGACGGCTGCGTCGACGACGCCACCGGCTTCGACTGTGACTTCGCCGAACGGGTGCGCCGCGCCGACGCCTATCTGGAGACCCGGCCGGGCTACACCGGCCTGGCGGTCTCGGACGGCTGGCGCAACCGGGTCTGGCGCAACGAGTACGCCGACCGTCCGATCTACGCGGCGTCGACCGCGAAGCTCGCGATCGCGCTGGACATCCTGATGCGACAGCACCGCGGCGAGATCGAGCTGACCACCGCGGACGCGCACTGGCTGTACACCGCGCTGGTGAGCAGCAACAACGCGGCCGCGAACCACCTGTGGAACCGCTACGGCGGCGCGTCGATGGTCTCCCGCTGGGCGTCGTACGGGATGACCGACACGGGATTCGTGCCCGGCCTCGCCCGGCACTGGGGGTCGATGAAGACGACCGCGGCCGACCTGCGGCGGCTGGTGCGCTACGTCGTCCGGGAGACACCGGACGAGGTGCGCCGGTACCTGATCGCGCGGATGCGCGGCGTCGCCGGGAACCAGCAGTGGGGTGTGTGGGCGGCCGGTTCCGGCTGGATCCGCGGCAACAAGAACGGCTGGTTCCGCTACCGGGCCGGGTGGGTGATCAACTCCGCCGGATGGGTCGGCGCCCACCAGCGTTACCTCGTCGCGGTGATGGCCGACCAGCGCGCGAAGGGCACCTACGCGAGCGGCGTCGAGACGACGTCACGCGTCAACGAGATCCTGTTCCGCTAG